TAAATTTGTTCTGCTTTCTTTAAAACTCTTTATAAGGTCCGCTAAATCTCCAAGTTTAATATTATGTGTTACAGGTACCACACAGAAATCATCTTGAACAGTTGGCCTTCCTTCTAGAGCTTTAATAAATTCTTCTAACACATCGTCTATATAGCATAGATTAAGATCTGCATCTGGATTATTTATCTGAACATCGATTTCTCTAGCTATGTTATTACAGAATGTAGCCACCACTGTGTTGTAGTTTGGTTTACTCCACTTGCCAAATAAATTAGGAAGTCGATATACATAAACTTTTGCATCAGTTTCATAATAATGATTAAATAATAAATCCTCCCCTGCTTTTTTACTTCTTCCGTAAGGGTTATCTATTTCTGCTTGTATAGAAGAAGTAATAAGAACTGGGGCTATGTTACGATGTTTCTTTAATAATCCAAGCAATTGAGAAGTAAACCCGAAATTTCCTTCCATAAATTCACTTTCTTCTTTTGGTCTGTTTACTCCAGCTAAATGAAAGACAAAATCACATTCTTTGGTATATACTTCTAATAGCGAAGGATCACTTTCTTTAGTATACGGAAATACATCATTATATCCTTTATTTTTAAGCTCTGCGATAAGGTTTTTTCCTACAAATCCATTTGCACCTGTTACAAGAATCTTCATAAGAGTCTCCTTTTTATCTCGTTACTTCGGCTCTGTTCTTCCATTCATTTAGTTCTTTTTGAACATAATTTAATTCTAATAATTTCCCTTTAATTTCTTCAATGGTAAGAATCTGTGTATTATCAGAATTATATTCCTCTACAGACGTAAGCTTTTTATCTCCTTCTGCAAAATACTTTTCATAGTTAAGCTCTCTTCGATCAGCAGGCACTCTATAGAAACCTGGTAAATCCTCTGCCTTTACATACTCCTCTTTAGTGAGTAGGGTCTCATATCTTTTTTCACCATGTCTTGTACCGATAATCTTTATCTCATTATCTGCATTAAATAATTCTTTAACAGCTTGGGCCAGATCAATAATTGTACTAGCTGGAGACTTTTGAACCATAACATCTCCTGCATCCGCATTTTGAAATGCAAAGACAACTAGCTCCACTGCTTCTTCTAAGCTCATAAGGAATCTTGTCATATCAGGGTCTGTTACAGTTAAGGGTTGTCCACTCTTAATTTGTTCAATAAATAATGGGATAACGGACCCCCGTGAAGCCATTACATTCCCATATCTAGTACCACAAATTAAAGTTCTATCTGGTTCAACAGTTTTTGACTTTGCAACTAACACTTTCTCCATCATTGCTTTAGAAATGCCCATTGCATTTATTGGATAGGCTGCTTTATCTGTAGAGAGACAAATTACTTTTTTGACCCCATACTCAATAGCAGCAGTTAACACATTATCAGTGCCCAATACGTTAGTTTTTACGGCTTCTAGAGGAAAGAACTCGCATGATGGAACCTGTTTTAATGCTGCAGCATGAAAAATATAATCAACACCATGCATAGCATTTTTCACACTAGCCAAGTCTCTAACGTCACCTATATAAAACTTTAGCTTTTCATTTTTATAGCGTTTTCTCATATCATCTTGCTTCTTTTCATCCCGGGAAAAAATACGAATTTCTTTTACATCTGTGTCTAGGAATCTTTCCATTACGGCATTACCGAAAGAGCCTGTACCACCCGTTATTAATAGAGTTTTATTTTTGAACATATATTTTACCTTCTCTCATTTTTTTTAAAATGACTCATTATAATTTCGTACGAATGCTTGCTGGTATAATTTTCTTCTAAATACTTTCTAGCATTAGCACCCATTTGTTTTCTTACTTCTTTACTACATAGCTGTTCAACATTTTTGTTAAAGTGTGTAACATTGTTGCTTTCACACCAAAGACCAAAGTTGTTTTGTTCAATAACTTGACCTATATCAGTGTTTACATCCGTAGCTGCTAACACTGGCATTGACGCTTGCATATAAGAAAGTAGCCTTGATGGGAAATTTGGTATTGTAAAGCGTTTATCTAAGAAAATCAGCCCAACATCACATGTATTTGCAAGAATTTCATAATCCTCTTTGGGTAGATGAGAAAATATCTGAGCATTCTTGAGGTTGTCAATATTAAAAAACTCGTTCAGCTTATCAAATTCAGTTCCTGAACCAGCTATTATAAAATGAACCTGACTATTATCTTTGTTTGACTTTAAACACTCTTTTAAGAAGTCAATACCTTGGGGTTTACCAAGGTTCCCACCATAGATAAACACAGTACAATCAAGTGGAATCTTATACTTCTCCTTTATTATCCTTATCTTTTGTTGATCCCTCTTTAGTTCTCTAGGCTCTATACTGTTGGGGCATACTTCCACTGTGTCAGAAGAGATTTCAGGATTTTGTCTTAATAAAAATTCCACATTTGCTTGGGACATACATCCAATGTAATCAGAGAGTTCATATAATTTTTTTTCCTTGGATTTAAAGTATTTATATATTAAACTTCCGATCCCAGTTTTCCGCATCATTCCAAGATCCACAGCATTCTGTGGGAATATATCTTTTAATAATAGATAAGTAACGGCACTATCCCTTTTCTTCACATACTCAATAGCCTTATGTAAAGTTATTGGAGGTGTTGTATAAATCACTAAATCAAATGCTACATTGGAAAAATAAACTTCTATTCCCCTCTTAAATTTTGACTCGAGAGTGAGAGTCGAAATCCCTTTTTCTATAACATTAGTCTTTTGTGTATTACCTATCTGTAATTTTAGTATTTTGTAGTTTTCACTATCGATTAATTTTGTAGGTTGTTTTTTTCTCTTCTCAGTTGGTGAAATAATGTACACTTTATGGTTATCTTTTATAAACTCTCTCATCAGGTCTGTATATATACCACTTTCATCAAGTGTAGAAAAATCTAAAAGGGTTAAAAATAGGATATTCACAACTAAACTCTCCTAACTGGAACACCAACATAAACTCCGGCTTCAGTTACATCTTTAATCACAACAGCACCAGCACCCATTGTACATCCACCTGTGATACTTACATTATTGCTAACTACACTTCCAATTCCTAACCATGACCCTTGCCCAACTGTAACTGATCCAGCTAAATGAACTCCAGGTGATAAGTGAACAAAATTTGCAATATAATTATCATGATCTATTGTAGATGCAGTATTAATAATGCACCCTTTCCCTATAATGCTGCCGCAGTTGATAATCGTCCTAGCCATAACCACTGTCCCAATTCCTAAATTCACTTGTGACCCTATAATTGCATCCGGATGAATCAATGATGGAATACTGGCTCCTGACGCTTCCAGCTTTTCATGAACACTTTGTCTCAGAACATTATTGCCAATCCCAACAAAAATATCGCAATCATTTATATGTAAAGATACTTCTTCTGATGTACCAATAACTTCCAAACCCATTGATGTAGTGATATTTTTGTTATCATCTATAAATGCTACGTTCTGCCATTTGTTCATT
The Metabacillus sp. FJAT-52054 genome window above contains:
- a CDS encoding acetyltransferase: MKNKLLIIGASGHGKVVADIALRMNKWQNVAFIDDNKNITTSMGLEVIGTSEEVSLHINDCDIFVGIGNNVLRQSVHEKLEASGASIPSLIHPDAIIGSQVNLGIGTVVMARTIINCGSIIGKGCIINTASTIDHDNYIANFVHLSPGVHLAGSVTVGQGSWLGIGSVVSNNVSITGGCTMGAGAVVIKDVTEAGVYVGVPVRRV
- a CDS encoding polysaccharide biosynthesis protein — its product is MFKNKTLLITGGTGSFGNAVMERFLDTDVKEIRIFSRDEKKQDDMRKRYKNEKLKFYIGDVRDLASVKNAMHGVDYIFHAAALKQVPSCEFFPLEAVKTNVLGTDNVLTAAIEYGVKKVICLSTDKAAYPINAMGISKAMMEKVLVAKSKTVEPDRTLICGTRYGNVMASRGSVIPLFIEQIKSGQPLTVTDPDMTRFLMSLEEAVELVVFAFQNADAGDVMVQKSPASTIIDLAQAVKELFNADNEIKIIGTRHGEKRYETLLTKEEYVKAEDLPGFYRVPADRRELNYEKYFAEGDKKLTSVEEYNSDNTQILTIEEIKGKLLELNYVQKELNEWKNRAEVTR
- a CDS encoding capsular polysaccharide biosynthesis protein CapF, translated to MKILVTGANGFVGKNLIAELKNKGYNDVFPYTKESDPSLLEVYTKECDFVFHLAGVNRPKEESEFMEGNFGFTSQLLGLLKKHRNIAPVLITSSIQAEIDNPYGRSKKAGEDLLFNHYYETDAKVYVYRLPNLFGKWSKPNYNTVVATFCNNIAREIDVQINNPDADLNLCYIDDVLEEFIKALEGRPTVQDDFCVVPVTHNIKLGDLADLIKSFKESRTNLSLPNMEDALTKKLYSTYLSFLPEDQFSYDLTMNSDHRGSFTEFLRTPERGQVSVNVSKPGITKGNHWHHTKNEKFLVVSGEGLIRFRKIDSDEFIEYKVNGESLRVVDIPTGYTHSIVNVGENDLVTVMWANECFDPEKPDTYFVEV
- a CDS encoding glycosyltransferase family 4 protein is translated as MNILFLTLLDFSTLDESGIYTDLMREFIKDNHKVYIISPTEKRKKQPTKLIDSENYKILKLQIGNTQKTNVIEKGISTLTLESKFKRGIEVYFSNVAFDLVIYTTPPITLHKAIEYVKKRDSAVTYLLLKDIFPQNAVDLGMMRKTGIGSLIYKYFKSKEKKLYELSDYIGCMSQANVEFLLRQNPEISSDTVEVCPNSIEPRELKRDQQKIRIIKEKYKIPLDCTVFIYGGNLGKPQGIDFLKECLKSNKDNSQVHFIIAGSGTEFDKLNEFFNIDNLKNAQIFSHLPKEDYEILANTCDVGLIFLDKRFTIPNFPSRLLSYMQASMPVLAATDVNTDIGQVIEQNNFGLWCESNNVTHFNKNVEQLCSKEVRKQMGANARKYLEENYTSKHSYEIIMSHFKKNERR